The Pseudomonadota bacterium genome segment CGGGCGTCGCCGCCTTGTGGGCCAGGCACAAGATCGAAACGCTGCAGGACCAGGCGATTGCCAGCGGAGATCGCGATGCGGCCAGGTCTGAAATCACTGCGGTTGCGCTGGAGCACGGCCTGATCAGCCGTTACACGAGCCTGCTGGCGGTCGAATCCACGCCGGTCAGACCAATAGGCAACCGGCTTGCCAGCCTGCGAATCGCCAATGTCAGGCCACGCAACCTGGCCAGCCCGGGATTCCCGAACACGGCTACACCGGCCGCCCTGTGGCGTTGGGCCGGCCTTGCGCTGTTGCTGCTGGGGATTACCTGGCTGACGCTGGACCAGCGGCGGACAATCGCATGAACCGGTGGATTGGCAAGTCGCTGATTGTTGCCGCGTTCATTTGCCTGCTCAACGCGGCCTGGATCCCCGCCAAGGCGGCGCTGGCGCAACACCTGTTGCAGCAGGCCTGGCAACGCACACTGGCTGGCGAGCGCCAGGTCAAAGCGTGGCCCTGGGCGGATACCTGGCCGGTCGCACGTCTGCGTGCGCCCGACCACGGCGTCGATCTGATCGTCCTCGCTGGCGGGTCGGGGCGGACGCTGGCTTTCGGTCCGGGCCATATGGACGGTACGGAACGTCCCGGCGGCGCGGGCAACAGCGTGATCGGCGGTCATCGCGACACCCATTTCGCGTTCCTCGGCGATCTAACGGTCACCGACCGGTTGCTGTTGGAAACTACTACAGACAGTTTCTGGTTGCAGGTCACCGATATCCAGGTCGTAAACAGCGCGGAAGCCGAGCTTAATCTATGGACTGAAGACCGGCTGCTGACGCTGGTGACTTGTTACCCGCTGGATGCGCAGGTACCGGGTGGGCCGCTCAGGCTGGTGGTCACCGCGGAACCGGTACCGGCGCTGGCCATTCTTTAGGAACAACGAATCCTCACGGGTTTCCTGCTTCCCGGCAATCCCAGCGAAACAGCAGGCCTTGCCGGTGGGTCCGCCCACCGGCTTTTTTTTAGCACCAGTTGATGCGTTTATAGAGATAATGCATGGAAATGCCGCGGGCGCACATGAACAGCATGAAAGCCAGCCACAATCCATGGTTGCCCAGCGGCTGCAGCAAATAAAACGCCGGCAGGTAAATCATCAACACGCTGAACAACATGGTGTTGCGCATCTCTCGTGCACGCGTGCCACCGACATAGACGCCATCGTAAAGAAAACTCCAGACCGACAGCAGCGGCGAGACGATCATCCATGGCAGATACAGATAGATCGCTTCGCGGACGGCCGGCAGCGTGGTCAGCAGATTGACGATGCCGCGACCGAACAACAAAAAGACCAGCGAAAATATCGCCGCGACCAGCAACGACCAGATCAGCGACACGCGGA includes the following:
- a CDS encoding class GN sortase; its protein translation is MNRWIGKSLIVAAFICLLNAAWIPAKAALAQHLLQQAWQRTLAGERQVKAWPWADTWPVARLRAPDHGVDLIVLAGGSGRTLAFGPGHMDGTERPGGAGNSVIGGHRDTHFAFLGDLTVTDRLLLETTTDSFWLQVTDIQVVNSAEAELNLWTEDRLLTLVTCYPLDAQVPGGPLRLVVTAEPVPALAIL